In Papaver somniferum cultivar HN1 unplaced genomic scaffold, ASM357369v1 unplaced-scaffold_114, whole genome shotgun sequence, a genomic segment contains:
- the LOC113328870 gene encoding probable E3 ubiquitin-protein ligase ARI8: MGSEDLCKVDDGVIKIFDNDDGDYIDKYEVKSLRRTDSEDVFKSVDGVVKIFDDDDERDYGDGIEDEGDCNDDDGFVEDDEDGWLNDTDKSDEDRREKCYTVLIEKDIRQQQQEDISQVSNTLLISTVSATILLRHYNWEVEKAHEAWFTNEEKVRKDVGLLVVVPVQNTETIIKCNVCFDDFARDDMSAANCGHLFCKSCWTQYISMKINDGPGCLMLRCPNPSCPVAVGQDMVNEFVSDEDKEKYSNYLYRSYVEDKRKMSKWCPGPGCECAIEFVAGSSNYDVVCRCGHRFCWNCVQDAHRPVDCDTVHKWVMKNSAESENVTWILANSKSCPRCKKPIQKNEGCMHMKCQCGFHFCWLCLGDWSTHGEKTGGFYACNIYEKVRSGGAYEEQEKIKNKAKDYLDKYAFYYERFEENQKSRLKAIQSLKKVESVDLAKLRDSYDLPETQLEFITDAWKQIIECRRVLKWTYAYGYYLPQSEHAKKTSFDLLQGAAESRLEILHQCAERELRKYLGEGDCLNPPPIKPVDMTSIKLKLLDLTFNARHYFEYLVGALENGLPDVGTQ; encoded by the coding sequence ATGGGTTCAGAAGACCTGTGCAAGGTTGATGACGGTGTTATAAAGATATTTGATAATGATGACGGTGATTATATTGATAAGTACGAGGTTAAAAGCTTAAGAAGAACGGATTCAGAAGATGTGTTCAAGAGTGTTGACGGTGTTGTAAAGatctttgatgatgatgatgaacgtGATTATGGTGATggtattgaagatgaaggtgattGTAACGATGATGATGGTTTTGTGGAGGATGACGAGGATGGGTGGCTGAATGATACAGATAAATCCGACGAAGATCGCCGGGAAAAATGTTATACAGTTCTGATCGAGAAAGACATACGTCAGCAACAGCAAGAAGATATATCACAGGTATCTaatactcttttgatttcaaCAGTATCAGCTACCATCTTGCTACGACACTACAACTGGGAGGTTGAGAAAGCACATGAAGCATGGTTTACCAACGAAGAAAAAGTTCGCAAAGATGTTGGGCTGTTAGTAGTAGTTCCGGTTCAAAACACGGAGACTATAATCAAGTGTAACGTCTGCTTTGATGACTTTGCACGCGATGATATGTCTGCTGCTAATTGTGGTCATCTCTTTTGTAAATCGTGTTGGACACAGTACATCAGCATGAAGATTAATGACGGACCGGGGTGTCTAATGCTGCGATGTCCTAATCCGTCTTGTCCTGTCGCTGTTGGTCAAGACATGGTTAATGAATTTGTTTCTGATGAAGATAAGGAGAAGTATTCTAATTACCTTTACAGATCATATGTGGAAGATAAGAGAAAGATGTCCAAATGGTGCCCTGGTCCAGGCTGTGAGTGTGCTATTGAATTCGTCGCTGGTAGTTCAAATTATGATGTTGTTTGCCGCTGCGGACACAGGTTTTGCTGGAATTGTGTACAGGATGCACATCGTCCAGTGGACTGCGACACTGTGCACAAGTGGGTCATGAAGAATAGTGCTGAGTCTGAAAACGTAACTTGGATATTAGCCAACTCCAAATCTTGTCCTAGGTGCAAAAAACCAATTCAGAAAAACGAAGGATGCATGCATATGAAATGCCAATGCGGATTTCATTTCTGCTGGCTCTGCCTTGGTGATTGGAGTACTCATGGGGAGAAAACAGGTGGTTTTTATGCATGTAACATCTATGAGAAAGTAAGATCAGGGGGTGCATACGaagagcaagaaaaaataaaaaataaggctAAAGATTACTTGGATAAATATGCATTCTACTACGAAAGATTTGAAGAAAACCAGAAGTCAAGACTAAAGGCGATTCAAAGCTTGAAGAAAGTAGAATCTGTGGATTTAGCGAAGCTTCGTGACAGTTATGACTTGCCTGAGACACAGCTTGAGTTTATCACAGATGCTTGGAAACAGATCATCGAATGCAGGCGTGTTCTAAAGTGGACTTATGCCTACGGATATTATTTACCTCAAAGTGAACATGCAAAGAAAACCTCATTTGACCTTTTGCAAGGTGCAGCTGAGTCTAGGTTGGAAATACTCCATCAATGTGCAGAGCGGGAGTTACGTAAATATCTCGGTGAAGGTGATTGTTTGAACCCTCCCCCAATAAAGCCTGTTGACATGACTAGCATCAAATTAAAGCTGCTTGACCTGACCTTTAACGCACGGCATTACTTTGAATACCTGGTTGGTGCTTTAGAGAATGGTCTTCCGGATGTAGGCACACAGTAG